The Skermanella rosea sequence GGATCGCCCGGCTGGGCATCGGCTACGTTCCGGAGGAGCGGGGGATCTTCTCCAGCCTGAACGTGGAGGAGAACCTGATGCTGCCGCCGACGATCAAGGCGGGCGGGATGGAGGTGGAGGCGATCTACCGGCTGTTCCCGAACCTGAAGGAGCGGCGCAAGAGCCAGGGGACGCGGCTGTCGGGGGGCGAGCAGCAGATGCTGGCGATCGGGCGGATCCTGCGGACCGGGGCCGACCTGATCCTGCTGGACGAGCCCACCGAGGGCCTGGCGCCGGTGATCATCCAGCAGATCGGGCGGGTGGTCCGGGAGCTGAAGCGGAGCGGCTTCACGATCCTGCTGGTCGAGCAGAACTTCCGCTTCGCCGCCACCATCGCGGACCGCCACTACGTGATGGAGGAGGGACACATCGTCGACATGATCCCGAACGACCAGCTCGAAGCCAACATGCACAAGCTGCATGAGTATCTCGGCGTTTGACCAACCAGAACAACGGACAACAGGGGAAACGGTGAAGAGGATGAGCAAGATGCTGAAGCAGATCATGGCCGGAACGGCGCTCGCGGCACTGTCGGTCGGCTTCGCCGCCGCCGCGAACGCGCAGGGCGCCATTTCCGACGGCAGGATCAAGATCGGCGTCCTGAACGACCGCTCGGGCATCTATGCCGACGTGGCGGGCGAGGGCTCGGCCGTGGCGGCGCGCATGGCCGCGGAGGAGTTCGGCAACGCCATCGACGGCACGCCGATCGAGATCGTGGTCGCCGACCACCAGAACAAGGCGGACATCGCGGCCAACGTCACCCGCCAGTGGATCGACCGGGAGCAGGTCGACGTGATCGCCGACGTGCCCAACTCGGCCGCGGCCCTCGCGGTGCAGGAGATCACCCGCGACAAGAACCGCATCTTCCTGATGTCGGGTCCCGGCAGCTCCCGCCTGACCGGCGACGCCTGCTCGCCGACCGGCATCCACTGGACCTACGACAACCACGCGCTGGCGGCCGGCACCGCCCGCGCGCTGACGGAGGAAGGCAAGAACACCTGGTACTTCCTGACCGCCGACTACGCCTTCGGCCATTCGCTGGAGGAGGAGACCACGGCCGTCGTCAAGGAACTGGGCGGCCAGGCCCTGGGCTCGGTGCGCCACCCGCTCGGCAACTCGGACTTCTCGTCCTTCCTGCTCCAGGCCCAGGGGTCCGGCGCCCAGGTGATCGGCCTCGCCAACGCCGGCAACGACACGACCAACGCGATCAAGCAGGCCAACGAGTTCGGCATCACCCAGGCGGGCCAGACGCTGGCCGGGATGCTGCTGTTCATCTCCGACGTCCACGCGCTGGGGCTCGACGCGGCCCAGGGCCTGGTCGCGACCACCGGCTTCTACTGGGACATGGACGAGGAGACCCGCGCCTGGTCGGCCAAGTACCAGGAGAAGATGGGCTCCAAGCCGACCATGGTGCAGGCCGGCGTCTATTCCTCGGTCAAGCACTACCTGAAGGCAGTCCAGGCGGCCAAGACCGACGAGGCGAAGGCCGTGGTCTCCAAGATGCACGAGCTGCCGATCCAGGACATGTTCGCCAAGAACGGCAAGATCCTGGCCAACGGCCGCATGGTCCACGACATGTACCTGGCCCGCGTCAAGGCGCCGTCCGAGAGCAAGGGGCCGTGGGACTATTACGAGATCGTCCGGACCATTCCCGGTGACAGCGCCTATCTCGACGCGGCCGCCAGCGGCTGCAAGATCGCCCAGAAGTAAGGGACGGACCCGAAATGATGGAGCTGCTGGGGATTCCGCCCCAGGTCCTGTTCGGTCAGCTCCTGCTGGGGCTGATCAACGGGTCCTTCTACGCCCTGCTGAGCCTCGGGCTGGCCGTCATCTTCGGCATGCTCAACGTCATCAACTTCGCGCACGGCGCCCAGTACATGCTGGGCGCCTTCGCGGCGTGGATGCTGCTGAAGTTCGCCGGGATCAACTACTGGCTGGCCCTGGTGCTGGCCCCGGTGCTGGTCGGCCTGCTCGGCGTCGTGCTGGAGAAGCTGATGCTCAGCCGGCTCTACAAGCTCGACCACCTCTATGGCCTGCTGCTCACCTTCGGCCTCGCCCTGATCATCGAGGGCATGTTCCGCCACTGGTACGGCGTCTCCGGACAGCCCTACCCGATCCCCCAGGCGCTCGCCGGCGGCTACAACCTCGGCTTCATGTTCCTGCCGACATACCGCGGCTGGGTCGTCGCCGTCTCGCTGGTGGTCTGCTTCGGCACCTGGTTCATGATCGAGCGCACGAGGCTGGGAGCATACCTGCGCGCCGCCACCGAGAACCCGGTGCTGGTCCAGGCCTTCGGCATCAACGTCCCGGTCATGATCACCGCCACGTACGGCTTCGGCGTGGCGCTCGCCGGCCTGGCCGGCGTGCTCGCGGCGCCGATCTACCAGGTCAACCCGCTGATGGGATCGCACCTCATCATCGTCGTCTTCGCCGTCGTCGTGATCGGCGGCATGGGCTCGATCCTCGGGGCCGTGCTGACCGGCTTCATGCTCGGCATCCTGGAGGGCTTCACCAAGGTGTTCTACCCCGAGGCCTCCAACATCGTGATCTTCGTCGTGATGGCCGTGGTGCTGCTGATCAAGCCGGCCGGTCTGTTCGGACGGGAGAAGTAAGCCATGGCAACCCATTCCCATAGCGAGGCCCTGCGGGCCGGCACGCCGCCGCAGGCCCGCCAGGGCTCGCCCGCGCTGAAATGGGCGGCGCTGGCGGCGCTGCTGCTGGTGGCGCTGGCAGCACCCTTCCAGCTCTATCCGGTGTTCCTGGCCAAGGCG is a genomic window containing:
- a CDS encoding branched-chain amino acid ABC transporter permease, which encodes MMELLGIPPQVLFGQLLLGLINGSFYALLSLGLAVIFGMLNVINFAHGAQYMLGAFAAWMLLKFAGINYWLALVLAPVLVGLLGVVLEKLMLSRLYKLDHLYGLLLTFGLALIIEGMFRHWYGVSGQPYPIPQALAGGYNLGFMFLPTYRGWVVAVSLVVCFGTWFMIERTRLGAYLRAATENPVLVQAFGINVPVMITATYGFGVALAGLAGVLAAPIYQVNPLMGSHLIIVVFAVVVIGGMGSILGAVLTGFMLGILEGFTKVFYPEASNIVIFVVMAVVLLIKPAGLFGREK
- a CDS encoding ABC transporter ATP-binding protein, with amino-acid sequence MPDGAATTTGMLEIRDLHAFYGESHILHGVGLEVRRGEVVTLLGRNGAGKTTTMRSIMGIVGRRTGSIRLNGTELVNLPSNRIARLGIGYVPEERGIFSSLNVEENLMLPPTIKAGGMEVEAIYRLFPNLKERRKSQGTRLSGGEQQMLAIGRILRTGADLILLDEPTEGLAPVIIQQIGRVVRELKRSGFTILLVEQNFRFAATIADRHYVMEEGHIVDMIPNDQLEANMHKLHEYLGV
- a CDS encoding ABC transporter substrate-binding protein; its protein translation is MLKQIMAGTALAALSVGFAAAANAQGAISDGRIKIGVLNDRSGIYADVAGEGSAVAARMAAEEFGNAIDGTPIEIVVADHQNKADIAANVTRQWIDREQVDVIADVPNSAAALAVQEITRDKNRIFLMSGPGSSRLTGDACSPTGIHWTYDNHALAAGTARALTEEGKNTWYFLTADYAFGHSLEEETTAVVKELGGQALGSVRHPLGNSDFSSFLLQAQGSGAQVIGLANAGNDTTNAIKQANEFGITQAGQTLAGMLLFISDVHALGLDAAQGLVATTGFYWDMDEETRAWSAKYQEKMGSKPTMVQAGVYSSVKHYLKAVQAAKTDEAKAVVSKMHELPIQDMFAKNGKILANGRMVHDMYLARVKAPSESKGPWDYYEIVRTIPGDSAYLDAAASGCKIAQK